One Alphaproteobacteria bacterium genomic window, TTGGCGCGGACATAGGCGTTGGCGTCGCTGTCCTGGGCAAGCGCCGCGGTCTCGTCGCGTGCCGCCAGCCGGTCGCTGTGGCCGTAGACCACGGACGACGAGGTCAGCACCACGCGGCCGACGCCAGCCCGGCGCGCGGCCGCCAGCACGCTGTCGGTGGCGGCCAGCGCTTCGTCGAGCTCGCGTTCGCGGCGACGGTCGTAGGTGAAGTGCATCGCGGTGTGGAACAACACGTCGACGCCGGCGAGGGTGGCGGCGAGGGCGTCCGCGTCCGCCAGCGCCAGCCGGCGGATGTCGACGTCGACGCCGCCAAGCGCGGCAAGGTCGCTGCTCGGTCGGGCAATGGCCAGCACATCGTCGCCGGCGGCCAGCAGGCAGCGCACCAGGTTGGCGCCGATCAGCCCGCCGGCGCCGGTGACCGCCGCCTTCATGTCAACGCCTCCGCCAGCCGGGCCGGCGCCGCGATGCCGTCGCGGGCGACAGCGGCGGCAAGGTCGCTGATGAACGCACCGAACGCCGCGACGGCAGCCTGCCATTGCGCCGCTGCGCCGGCCGTGTCCGCCTCCGCGTTCGCCCCGGCGGGACCGACGAAATGGCGGAATCCATCGTCGTCGATGCGGTCGGGCTCGCCGGCACCGCCCGGCATCGCCAACCCGCCGCGCCGGGCCAGCACGCCCTCCAGCTTTTCGCCGAGCGCGACCGCGAGCCGTTCGATCGCCTCGGCCGGCAGCGCCTCGGTGTCGCGCGGATGCGCCGGTTCGTGCCAGTCGCGGCCGATGTGCACCGCGCGGCCTTCGACCAGCGCCTCGAAATTGGCCAGCGTGCGATCGAAGAAGGTCTTGTAGGCGTGGGTGACCAGCGCCGCCTTCAACGCCGGGGCGAGGTCCAGGTTCACCGCCTGCCAGAACGGCGGCAGCGTGAACAGCTGCCGGCCGGCGATGCGGACGGCGGTGCCGCGGGCGCTGCGGGTGAAGGTGACCACGCCGTCGTCGTGGACGGCGGAGCCGTTCGCACTGGCGATGGTCTTCCAGTACATGCGATGGCGATCGGCGCCATAGTCGCAGATCTCGATCTTGCCGACGTCGATCGGCTTGCCCTGGTACAGGACCAGGTCGTTGGGCTGCGGCAGGTAGAGATTGCGTTCGACCTGGCGCAGCACGCGCCCCTGGCGGTCGCGCGCGGTCGGCACCACCACGCCGCCGACATAGTCGTTCATGAACTGGATGGTGCGGGCGACGTCGACCCGGGCGACGAACAGGTCGAACGGAATCGGCAGGTCGCGCGCGTAGCTGAAAACGGTGGCACCGTCGACCTCGCGCCAGGTCAGGTCCTCCGCCGCCGGCGCGACGCCGTCGAGCAGGGCGGCCAACCGGTCCAGCTCCGGCCGGATCGCGGCATAGTCGGCGGCGCGGTAGACGGCAGGATCGAAGCCGAGCGGCACGACCCGGCGGCGGATCGCATCCTTGTCGAACAGCACCCGCCAGCCGTCGAGCCACTGGCCGGCGGCGCTGATGGCGGCATTGGCCAGCACCAGCAGCGACAGCGCCAGCGGGTCGTCGTCGGTGCCGGCGAAGAACCGGCTGACATGCGGGTTGACCCGGGCGTCGACCACGTTCTTCAAGGGAAACAGCCCGGTATCGAGGGTCTGCAGCCAGGGCGCGACCAGCCGGTCGCCGACCGGCAGCGCGGCGCGGGCGCGGGCCGCGGCCGTCAGCGCCGGCGGCACGTTGCGCCAGCCCGGCCATGGCGCCAGGCTGCCGTCGACGGTGTAGGGCTCCGGCAGGCCGATGCCGGCGAACACGCGGTCGGCAAGCGGCGAGCCGTGCGGGTCGAGGCCCATCTTCAGCGCGCCGGCATAGTCGGCGAGGGGCGCGCTGGTGCTGGCGATCACACAACCGGCGGCGATCGGCTGCGGCGCGCGGGCGCCGCCGCTGCCGTGGGCGGCGGTCACCGCATCGATCACGGCGAAGTGCACCGGCGTCGCGCGCAGCAGGTCGCAGACCGCGTCACCCGCGTCCATCCGGCGCCGGTAGTAGTGGTCCTTGTCGGCCAACGGTAGCGCGCCGAGCAGGGCGTCGAGGCACAGTGCATAGGTCTCGCGCTCGTCGGTGCGGGCGCCGGCGACGACGATGCGGAAGCCGGCGTCCAGCCAGCGCCGGGCAAGCGGGCTGCCCCGCAGCACGCCGCCGGAAGGGAACGGCGCATCGATCAGGTCCTCGGCCAGGTCGACGACGTCGTAGGCGCGGCCCTGCGGCGTGACATAGCGATAGCCGAGCAGGTCGGCGCGCACCGCGACGTCGCGGTTCTCGGCCCAGCCGTCGGCGGAATCGGCGGTGCCGCAGAGGGCGACGTCGGTGTAGCCCCGATCGTGCAGCAGGTCGACCAGGCCCTCGACCAGCGCCGGGTCGGCCGCTGCCGGCGATCCTGCCGCGAAGCCGCCCATGTCGGCGAGGATGAGCACCGGCAAGGCCGCCGGTTCGACGGTGCCGTTGCCGCAAACGTCGGCCAGCGCCCGCCACAGTCCCGCCCGCGCGACCGCATCGGCCAGCAGGTCGGACCCCGCCCGGGCCGGGTCCGCGACGACGGCGACGGTGGCCGTCACCGTTCAGTCCTTGGCGGCCTTCTCGGCCGGCTTGTCGTCGAGGCCGAAGGCGGAGGCGGCCCAGCGCGCATAGTCGACCCAGGCCTGCAGCAGGCCCGCTGTCGCCGCCACCGAGCCGCGCACGCCCAGCGCATAGATGTCGCGGGCCAGCGCCTCGGGCGAGGTCTCGCCACGGCCGAACGCCTGCAACGCGCGGGCATAGGCCTCCAGCGCCTCGCCGCCACGCACGCTGTACGTGCGCAGGCCGTCGCGGCCCACCGTCTTCAGGTCGTCCCAGGATGCTGCCATCGCCCCACCTCCATGTGCCGGTTGCGGGTGCAGGACGGCAAGGTAGCGGGCCGCGGCCGGCTTTCCAACCGGCGCGTCAGCGCGCCGCGACCACCATCACCTCGACCAGCAGCGTGTCGACCGCCAGCTTCGCCTCGGTGCAGGCCCGCGCCGGCGTGTTGCCGGGTGACACCCAGGCGTCCCACACCGAGTTCATCGCCGCGAAATCGGCGATGTTGCGCAGCCAGACCTGGGCGCTGAGCAGCTTGGTCTTGTCGGTGCCGGCGGCGGCCAGCAGCCGGTCGACCTTGGCCAGCACCTGGCGGGTCTGGGTGACCACGTCGGCATTCTGGTCGTCGGCGACCTGGCCGGCGAGATAGACGGTGTCGCCGTGGACGACGCACTGGCTCATGCGCGGGCCGACGTCGGATCGCTGGATGGTCATGGGTGTTCCTTCCCTTTGGTGGCGGTGATAGTGCGTGTCGCGGCGACCGTCGCGGGGTCGAGCGCCGGGATCGGATTCGGCCGGCCGGCAAGCAGCGCGGCGACGTAGTCGGCCATGCCGGGCGCCGACTGGATGCCGTAGCCGCCCTGGCCGGCGAGCCAGAAGAAGCCGTCGACCGCGCCGTCCCAGCCGACCACCGGGTTGCCGTCGCCGACGAAGCTGCGCAGGCCGGCCCACTTGTGCAGCACGCGCCGGACGGCGATGTCGAGCGCATGCTCCAGCCGGTCGACCGCGACCGCCACGTCGATCTCGTCGGGCTGGGCGTCGCAGGGCTCGACCGGGGTCTGGTCGGCGGGCGAGACCAGCAGGTCGCCGACCTCGGCCCGGAAGTAGTAGGTTTCGGCCACGTCCGAGACCAGCGGCCAACGGCGCACGTCGTGGCCCGCGGGCGCCGGCACGATGACGGCGGTGCGGCGCTTCGGCTGCAGGCCGCGCGGGCGGGCGCCGGCCAGTGCGGCGACCCGGTCGGCCCAGGCGCCGGCGGCGTCGACCACGATGTCGGCGGCGAAATCGCCGGCGGGCGTCTCGATCCGCCAGCCATCGGCCCGCCGCGTCAGCGCGCGCACCCGGGCATCGGTGACGATCCGGCCGCCGAGGGCGCGGAAGCCGCGCAGATAGCCCTGGTGGATCGCCGCCACGTCCATCGCCATGGCGTCGTTCTCCATCGCCGCGCGGGTCAGCGCGGCGGGGCGCAGCAGCGGCACCATGGCGCGCGCCGCCGCGACGCCGATCGCGCTGAGCATCGGATGGCGCGAAAGCTCGGCCTCCAGCAGCGCCTCGTCGCCGGGGGCGGCGACCAGCATCACCGGCCGCGGCGTCAGCAGCGGCACCTCGGCGAAGCCCGGCGGCGGCGCCATGAAGAAGGCGCGGCTGGCGCCGGTCAGGGCATTGATCGGCTGCGGCCCGTAGGACTCCAGGTACATCGCCGCCGACCGACCGGTGGAGTGGTAGCCCGGCTGTGCTTCCGCCTCGACGATCGTGATCGCCGCCGTCGCCGCGGTCGGCCGCGATGCGCCACGCCGCGGACGCACCGGCGATGCCGCCGCCGACGACGGCGATCCGGGGGTCAGCCATGACGGGCGCCCGCGCCGCGATACACGTTCAATCGCCGAGCCCCCTGGCCATCGCCTCGATCACGGTGACGGCCGAGGCGGCGCCGGGATCGACATGGCCGCGCGCCCGGTCGCCGAGCCGCATCGCGCGACCCTTGGTGGCAACCATTGCCTTGGTCGCTTCCGCGCCGCCGCGGGCGGCCTCCAGTGCGGCGGACAGGCCGGCGGCGAAGTCGCGGCCCGCCGCCTGGGCCTCGGCCATTGCCGCGGCCGCAGGCACCCAGGCGTCGATCATGGTCTTCTCGCCGACCTCGGCCTTGCCGCGGTCCTGGATGCCCTTGGCCATGGCCTGGAAGGCGGCCGCCATGTCGGCATCGTCGAGCGCCGGCTTGCCCTTGACCGCGGCACCGGCCCGCATGAACGCCGTGGCATAGAGCGGGCCGGAGGACGCGCCGACGGCGTTGAGGAACGACTTGGCGGCGGCATTGAGCACCGCGGTCGGCTCGCTGCCGGCCTCGAGCTTGCCCAGCGCCTCGCGCACCGCACCGAAACCGAGTGCCATGGCGATGCCATGGTCGGCGTCGCCGATCACGCCGTCGAGCTGGCACAGGCGCTCCTTGTCCGCCTCGATGGCGGTGGCGATCGCGTCGAACATCGCGATCAGGCGGGCGGAGTCGTAGGTTGCCATCCGGTCCCCCGCGGTCAGTTGGCGCGGAACATGGCGCAGTCGCAGGGATGGTCCAGCATCTGCTGCAGCTCGCCGTCAAGGTGGTGCAGCGTGATCGAGGCGCCGGCCATTTCCAGCGAGGTGCAGTAGGGCCCGACCCAGGTGGCGTAGACCTCGACGCCGATGTCGTCGAGCCGCTGCTTCACCCGCCGGTTCATGATGTAGAGCTCCATCAGCGAGGTGGAGCCGAGCGAGTTGACCAGCACCGCCACCCGGTCGCCGCGCGACGGGCTCATCTCGCCGAGGATGGCGTCGAGCATGGTGTCGCTGATCGAATCGGCGCTGGTCAGCTTGCCGCGGGCGATGCCCGGCTCGCCGTGGATGCCCATGCCGATCTCCATCTCGTCCGGGCCGATCTCGAAATTCGGCTTGCGGGTCTGCGGCAGCGAGCAGGGGCCGAGCGCGACGCCCATGGTGTAGGTCTGCGCATTGGCCTTGCGGGCGACGCGCTCGCATTCGTCGAAGTCCATCATCATGTCGCAGGCCGCACCGGCGGCCTTGAAGATGAAGAAGTTGCCGGCGACGCCGCGCCGGTCGGCGATGCGGTCGCGCGGGGCGGAGGCGACGTCGTCGGTCGACAGCACCGTGCGCACCGCGATGTCGTCCATCGCCGCCATCTCGGCGGCCATGTCGAAGTTCATCACGTCGCCGGCGTAGTTGCCGTACATGAACAGCACGCCCGCACCGCCGCTGACCGCCTTGGCGCATTCGAGGATCGGGTCGGGCGGCGGCGACGCGAACACGTTGCCGATGGCGGCCGCATCGGCGAGACCGCGGCCGACATAGCCGAGGAAGGTCGGCTCGTGGCCGGACCCGCCGCCGATGACCAGGCCGACCTTGCCCGGCCGCGGCCCGTCGACCGCGATCACCGAGCGCGGGCTGCCGTCGACCTGGCGCAGGTGGCGCGGATGGGCGGCGACGATGCCCTCCAGCATCTCCTCGATGACCCGGTCCGGGCCGTTCATGATTTTCTTGGTTTCAGCCAAATGGTCCTCCCCCCGCCGCCGTGCGGCAGCCTTCGATCCGCGCTTGCGCCGGATGCGAAACATCGCCGATGCGCGCACGGATGTCATGCCCCAGTTCGCCAATCCGCGCGCGAATGCTAAACACACCGGGCGGCACCGGGCCGCGGCGCGAGGGCAAGGGGACATGGCGGACTATCTGCTGGGCATCGACAGCGGGCTGACCGTCACCAAGGCGGTGCTGTTCGACTCGGGCGGACGGGTCGTCGCCGTCGGCCGGCGCGCGGTGCCGCGCATCCAGCCACGTGCGCGCCATGTCGAGCGCGACATGGCCGCACTGTGGCGCGAATCCGCGGCGGCGATCCGCGATGCGATCGCCCAGGCCGGCGTGGCGCCGGGCGCGGTCGCCGCGATCGGCGTCACCGGCCATGGCGACGGCCTCTATCTGCTCGGCGACGATCTGGCGCCGCTGGGCAATGCCATCGTCTCGCTCGACACCCGCGCGGCCGAGGTGCTGGACGGCTGGCGGGCCGACGGCACCATGGCGGCGGCGCTGCGGGCGACCGGGCAGCAGCCCTATGCGGCGGCGCCGGCGGCGCTGCTGGCCTGGCTGCGGCGGCACGAGCCGGAGCGCTACGGCCGCATCCGCTGGGTGCTGTCGTGCAAGGATTGGCTGCGCTTCTGCCTGGCCGGTGCGATCGCGACCGACCTGACCGAAGCCAGCGTCTCGTTCACCGACTATCGCAGCCAGACTTACAGCGACGAGGCCTTCGCCCTGTACGGGCTGCCGGCGATGGCACGTGCGACGCCTGAGATGCTGGCGCCGGCGGCGGTCGCCGGGCAGGTGACGGCGGCCGCGGCGGCAATGACGGGCCTTGCCGCAGGCACGCCGGTGGTCGCCGGCTTGCACGACGTCACCGCGTCGGCGATCGGCTCCGGTGTCGCCGAGACCGGCCGGCTGTCGATCGTCGCCGGCACCTTCAGCATCAACCAGGTCTTCTCCGACCGGCCGCAGCCGTCGACGGAATGGTACTGCCGCAGCGGCTTTGCCCGCAGCCTGTGGCTGAACATGGCGATCTCGCCGGCCTCCAGCGCCAACATCGACTGGATGGTGCGGACGCTGTGCCCCGACGCGGTCGCGCGCGCCGCGGCGGAGGGCGGCACTGCCTTCGACCACCTGGAGCCGGAGATCGCGGCGGCATTCGCCGGCGACAGCACCGTCGTCTACCACCCGTTCCTCTATGGCTCGCCGCACGGCGACGACGCCACCGCCGGCTTTCTCGGCGTGCAGGGCTGGCACGACCGCGGCCACCTGATCCGGGCCCTGTACGAGGGCGTGGTGTTCAACCATCGCACCCATGTGGATGCGCTGCGCAGCGCCTTTCCGATGACCTCGGCCCGGCTTTGCGGCGGCGGCGCGCGCAGCTCGCGGCTGTGCCAGCTGTTCGCCGACACGCTGGGACTCGACATCGAGGTGGTGGATGCGGAGGAGACCGGCGCGCTCGGCGCCGCGCTGTGCGCCGCCGTGGGCGTCGGGCGTTACGGGTCGCTGGCCGAGGCATCCGCGGCCGCGGTGAAGCTGCAGCGCCGCTACCGCAGCGACCCGGCGCGCGCGGCCGATCTGGACGCCCGCTATGCCCGCTATCGCGGCTC contains:
- a CDS encoding DUF362 domain-containing protein, translating into MTATVAVVADPARAGSDLLADAVARAGLWRALADVCGNGTVEPAALPVLILADMGGFAAGSPAAADPALVEGLVDLLHDRGYTDVALCGTADSADGWAENRDVAVRADLLGYRYVTPQGRAYDVVDLAEDLIDAPFPSGGVLRGSPLARRWLDAGFRIVVAGARTDERETYALCLDALLGALPLADKDHYYRRRMDAGDAVCDLLRATPVHFAVIDAVTAAHGSGGARAPQPIAAGCVIASTSAPLADYAGALKMGLDPHGSPLADRVFAGIGLPEPYTVDGSLAPWPGWRNVPPALTAAARARAALPVGDRLVAPWLQTLDTGLFPLKNVVDARVNPHVSRFFAGTDDDPLALSLLVLANAAISAAGQWLDGWRVLFDKDAIRRRVVPLGFDPAVYRAADYAAIRPELDRLAALLDGVAPAAEDLTWREVDGATVFSYARDLPIPFDLFVARVDVARTIQFMNDYVGGVVVPTARDRQGRVLRQVERNLYLPQPNDLVLYQGKPIDVGKIEICDYGADRHRMYWKTIASANGSAVHDDGVVTFTRSARGTAVRIAGRQLFTLPPFWQAVNLDLAPALKAALVTHAYKTFFDRTLANFEALVEGRAVHIGRDWHEPAHPRDTEALPAEAIERLAVALGEKLEGVLARRGGLAMPGGAGEPDRIDDDGFRHFVGPAGANAEADTAGAAAQWQAAVAAFGAFISDLAAAVARDGIAAPARLAEALT
- a CDS encoding RidA family protein, translated to MTIQRSDVGPRMSQCVVHGDTVYLAGQVADDQNADVVTQTRQVLAKVDRLLAAAGTDKTKLLSAQVWLRNIADFAAMNSVWDAWVSPGNTPARACTEAKLAVDTLLVEVMVVAAR
- a CDS encoding FAD-binding oxidoreductase, with protein sequence MRPRRGASRPTAATAAITIVEAEAQPGYHSTGRSAAMYLESYGPQPINALTGASRAFFMAPPPGFAEVPLLTPRPVMLVAAPGDEALLEAELSRHPMLSAIGVAAARAMVPLLRPAALTRAAMENDAMAMDVAAIHQGYLRGFRALGGRIVTDARVRALTRRADGWRIETPAGDFAADIVVDAAGAWADRVAALAGARPRGLQPKRRTAVIVPAPAGHDVRRWPLVSDVAETYYFRAEVGDLLVSPADQTPVEPCDAQPDEIDVAVAVDRLEHALDIAVRRVLHKWAGLRSFVGDGNPVVGWDGAVDGFFWLAGQGGYGIQSAPGMADYVAALLAGRPNPIPALDPATVAATRTITATKGKEHP
- the dhaL gene encoding dihydroxyacetone kinase subunit DhaL, with protein sequence MATYDSARLIAMFDAIATAIEADKERLCQLDGVIGDADHGIAMALGFGAVREALGKLEAGSEPTAVLNAAAKSFLNAVGASSGPLYATAFMRAGAAVKGKPALDDADMAAAFQAMAKGIQDRGKAEVGEKTMIDAWVPAAAAMAEAQAAGRDFAAGLSAALEAARGGAEATKAMVATKGRAMRLGDRARGHVDPGAASAVTVIEAMARGLGD
- a CDS encoding dihydroxyacetone kinase subunit DhaK; its protein translation is MNGPDRVIEEMLEGIVAAHPRHLRQVDGSPRSVIAVDGPRPGKVGLVIGGGSGHEPTFLGYVGRGLADAAAIGNVFASPPPDPILECAKAVSGGAGVLFMYGNYAGDVMNFDMAAEMAAMDDIAVRTVLSTDDVASAPRDRIADRRGVAGNFFIFKAAGAACDMMMDFDECERVARKANAQTYTMGVALGPCSLPQTRKPNFEIGPDEMEIGMGIHGEPGIARGKLTSADSISDTMLDAILGEMSPSRGDRVAVLVNSLGSTSLMELYIMNRRVKQRLDDIGVEVYATWVGPYCTSLEMAGASITLHHLDGELQQMLDHPCDCAMFRAN
- a CDS encoding FGGY-family carbohydrate kinase, with amino-acid sequence MADYLLGIDSGLTVTKAVLFDSGGRVVAVGRRAVPRIQPRARHVERDMAALWRESAAAIRDAIAQAGVAPGAVAAIGVTGHGDGLYLLGDDLAPLGNAIVSLDTRAAEVLDGWRADGTMAAALRATGQQPYAAAPAALLAWLRRHEPERYGRIRWVLSCKDWLRFCLAGAIATDLTEASVSFTDYRSQTYSDEAFALYGLPAMARATPEMLAPAAVAGQVTAAAAAMTGLAAGTPVVAGLHDVTASAIGSGVAETGRLSIVAGTFSINQVFSDRPQPSTEWYCRSGFARSLWLNMAISPASSANIDWMVRTLCPDAVARAAAEGGTAFDHLEPEIAAAFAGDSTVVYHPFLYGSPHGDDATAGFLGVQGWHDRGHLIRALYEGVVFNHRTHVDALRSAFPMTSARLCGGGARSSRLCQLFADTLGLDIEVVDAEETGALGAALCAAVGVGRYGSLAEASAAAVKLQRRYRSDPARAADLDARYARYRGSIDAVAPIWKSLRGQ